A stretch of the Aminipila terrae genome encodes the following:
- a CDS encoding YlmC/YmxH family sporulation protein yields the protein MRLSEIGDKEIVDLRNGSRHGQLWDAEMLFEKDTGKIKSILVPNFQSKIGFLAGHDFMQLPWSSIIKIGDDIIIFESQ from the coding sequence ATGCGACTAAGTGAAATAGGAGACAAAGAAATCGTAGATTTGCGAAATGGCAGCAGACATGGTCAGCTCTGGGATGCTGAAATGCTGTTTGAAAAAGATACTGGTAAAATTAAATCGATTCTTGTTCCTAATTTTCAATCAAAGATAGGATTCCTTGCAGGACATGACTTTATGCAGCTTCCCTGGAGTTCCATTATAAAAATAGGAGATGATATTATTATTTTTGAAAGTCAGTAA
- the ppdK gene encoding pyruvate, phosphate dikinase, whose translation MGKFVYSFNEGSKDMRNLLGGKGANLAEMIQIGLPVPFGFTVTTEACNRYYNEECEIAEDIIEQIFEKLSELENVTDKIFGDVSNPLLVSVRSGSVFSMPGMMDTILNLGLNDETVVGLAELSKNERFAYDSYRRFIQMFGNIVLEIPKSKFEEIINGKRQERNCQFNLDLKTEDLREVIKLYKELIKNETGREFTQDPKKQLMQAVMAVFRSWNNERAVLYRQLNNISSSLGTAVNVQSMVFGNMGDNSGTGVAFTRNPINGEPGIFGEFLINAQGEDVVSGIRTPQPISEMAELFPDVYKEFLRISKLLEEHFSDMQNIEFTVEKNKLFLLQSRNAKRTAEAAVKIAVDMEQEGLIDKKTAVTKLEPRQISQLLHPRFEGEDLKNTQRLTSGLPASPGAVTGRICFSAQAAQLASSNGEKVILTRVETSPEDLAGMVAAEGILTARGGMTSHAAVVARSMGRCCIVGCSEMKVDELKKTITIGNIVLTEEDCISLDGNTGMVYKGEVKTVTPELSGNFGIIMKWADEIRTLKIRANADNYQEARSAVHFGAEGIGLCRTEQMFLKENRIYIIRRMLLTDNEDKIREALLQLLPFQKKEFKAIYEVMQDRPVTIRLLDLSFHEFLPNTTEEIQRLSDQMNVPYEKLNKRIEELHELNPMMGYRGCRLAVTYPDIAAMQTEAIILAAIELKREKNLEISPEIMIPMIALEKEFTFIKKIVVDTIDRCFKKENITLNYSVGTMIEVPRAALTADEIAQEAEFFSFGTNDLTQMTFGFSRSDSLKIIQEYRQKMIFENNPFETIDKNGVGKLINMAAELGRTVRPNMKMGICGEQAGNPETVEFCHSTGLNYISCSPYRVPVARLAAAQAVVKEMDNNHL comes from the coding sequence ATGGGAAAGTTTGTATATTCATTTAATGAAGGTTCAAAAGATATGAGGAATCTTTTAGGCGGTAAAGGGGCAAATCTGGCTGAGATGATTCAGATTGGGCTGCCGGTGCCCTTTGGCTTTACTGTTACCACGGAAGCATGTAATAGATATTACAATGAAGAATGTGAGATTGCCGAAGATATTATTGAGCAGATTTTTGAAAAACTTTCTGAACTGGAAAATGTTACTGACAAAATTTTCGGTGACGTTTCCAACCCTCTTTTAGTTTCTGTTCGCTCTGGTTCTGTGTTTTCAATGCCTGGGATGATGGATACTATTTTAAATCTGGGATTAAACGATGAAACTGTAGTTGGACTGGCTGAGCTTTCTAAAAATGAAAGATTTGCCTACGACAGCTATAGAAGATTTATACAGATGTTTGGAAATATCGTGCTTGAAATTCCTAAGTCTAAATTTGAAGAAATAATAAACGGAAAAAGACAGGAACGAAACTGTCAGTTTAATTTAGATTTGAAAACAGAGGATTTAAGAGAGGTTATAAAACTATATAAAGAACTTATAAAAAACGAAACTGGACGGGAATTTACTCAGGATCCTAAAAAACAATTAATGCAGGCAGTAATGGCGGTTTTCCGATCATGGAATAATGAACGTGCTGTACTTTACAGACAGCTAAATAATATTTCTTCAAGTCTGGGCACAGCTGTAAATGTTCAATCTATGGTATTTGGAAATATGGGAGACAATTCCGGTACAGGGGTTGCTTTTACCAGAAATCCTATCAATGGAGAACCTGGGATTTTTGGCGAGTTTCTGATTAATGCCCAGGGAGAAGATGTGGTCTCTGGAATCAGAACCCCTCAGCCTATTTCTGAAATGGCAGAATTGTTTCCGGATGTTTATAAAGAATTTTTGAGAATATCCAAACTTCTGGAAGAACATTTTTCAGATATGCAGAATATTGAATTTACTGTGGAGAAAAATAAGCTGTTCCTGCTTCAGTCGCGTAATGCCAAGAGAACTGCAGAAGCAGCAGTGAAAATTGCTGTAGATATGGAGCAGGAAGGATTAATAGATAAGAAAACTGCTGTTACCAAGCTTGAACCAAGACAGATTAGTCAGCTTCTTCACCCCAGATTTGAGGGAGAGGATTTAAAAAACACTCAAAGGCTGACTTCTGGTCTTCCGGCTTCCCCCGGGGCTGTTACAGGGAGAATCTGTTTCAGCGCACAGGCAGCACAATTAGCATCATCAAATGGAGAAAAAGTAATATTAACAAGAGTGGAAACTTCCCCAGAGGACCTGGCTGGAATGGTTGCAGCAGAAGGTATACTCACAGCTAGAGGCGGAATGACTTCTCACGCTGCAGTGGTGGCAAGGAGCATGGGCAGATGCTGCATAGTGGGCTGCTCTGAAATGAAGGTAGATGAACTTAAGAAAACCATTACCATTGGAAACATTGTTTTAACGGAAGAGGATTGCATCTCTCTTGATGGAAATACTGGAATGGTTTATAAGGGGGAAGTAAAAACAGTCACCCCTGAACTGTCTGGCAACTTCGGCATTATTATGAAATGGGCCGATGAGATCAGAACTTTGAAAATAAGAGCTAATGCGGATAATTATCAGGAAGCACGTTCGGCAGTACATTTTGGCGCAGAAGGAATTGGGCTTTGCAGAACAGAGCAAATGTTTTTAAAGGAAAACAGAATTTACATCATCCGCAGAATGCTGTTAACAGACAATGAAGATAAAATAAGAGAGGCATTGCTGCAGCTGCTGCCTTTTCAAAAGAAAGAATTTAAGGCTATTTACGAGGTGATGCAGGACAGACCTGTTACTATCAGACTTCTGGATTTGTCATTTCATGAATTTCTGCCAAATACTACAGAAGAAATACAACGTTTATCAGACCAAATGAATGTACCTTATGAAAAATTAAATAAGAGAATTGAAGAACTTCATGAATTGAATCCAATGATGGGGTACAGAGGGTGCAGACTGGCGGTTACTTATCCGGATATAGCTGCAATGCAGACAGAAGCAATTATTCTGGCGGCAATTGAGTTGAAACGAGAAAAAAATCTTGAGATATCACCGGAGATTATGATTCCAATGATAGCATTGGAAAAGGAATTTACGTTTATAAAGAAGATTGTGGTGGATACCATTGACCGATGTTTCAAAAAAGAAAATATAACGCTAAATTATTCAGTGGGTACTATGATAGAAGTACCAAGAGCAGCATTAACGGCAGACGAAATAGCACAGGAAGCTGAATTCTTCTCTTTTGGAACCAATGATTTAACCCAGATGACTTTCGGATTTTCACGGTCAGACTCTTTAAAAATTATTCAGGAATACAGACAAAAAATGATTTTTGAGAATAATCCTTTTGAAACCATTGATAAAAATGGTGTAGGGAAGCTGATAAATATGGCAGCTGAATTAGGTAGAACCGTAAGACCTAATATGAAGATGGGCATTTGTGGAGAACAGGCAGGTAATCCTGAAACTGTTGAGTTTTGTCACAGCACCGGGTTGAACTATATTTCCTGTTCCCCTTACCGTGTTCCAGTTGCAAGGCTCGCTGCTGCACAGGCAGTAGTAAAAGAAATGGATAATAATCATTTATAG
- a CDS encoding glycine--tRNA ligase: MELEFFCKPGTDLEWFNYWKDYCEAFLKSLNMNRENFRLRDHEKEELSHYSNATTDIEYLFPFGWGELWGIADRTDFDLKQHSEHSGQEMNYTDPETNEKYIPYCIEPSLGADRVTLAFLCEAYDEEVLTDANGKEDIRVVLRFHPALAPFKAAILPLAKKLAPVAQPIYEELSKHFMVDYDEAGSIGKRYRREDEIGTPFSICVDFDTENDGCVTIRDRDTMEQVRIPVAQVKQYIEERLAF; encoded by the coding sequence ATGGAGCTTGAATTTTTCTGCAAGCCTGGTACAGATCTGGAGTGGTTTAACTACTGGAAAGATTATTGTGAAGCATTTTTAAAATCTCTTAATATGAACAGGGAAAACTTCAGATTAAGAGATCATGAAAAGGAAGAATTATCTCACTACAGTAACGCAACTACTGATATTGAATATCTGTTCCCATTTGGCTGGGGTGAACTGTGGGGTATTGCAGACAGAACAGATTTCGACTTAAAGCAGCACAGTGAGCATTCCGGTCAGGAAATGAACTATACAGACCCTGAGACCAATGAAAAATATATTCCGTACTGCATTGAACCTTCTCTGGGGGCAGACAGAGTTACATTAGCATTCCTGTGTGAGGCTTATGACGAAGAAGTACTTACAGATGCAAATGGAAAAGAAGATATCAGAGTGGTTTTGAGATTCCACCCGGCACTTGCTCCATTTAAGGCAGCAATACTTCCGCTGGCTAAAAAGCTTGCTCCGGTAGCACAGCCAATTTATGAAGAACTTTCAAAACATTTTATGGTTGACTATGATGAAGCAGGTTCCATAGGAAAGAGATATAGAAGAGAAGATGAAATTGGTACCCCATTTAGTATATGTGTAGACTTTGATACAGAGAATGATGGATGCGTTACAATCAGAGACAGAGACACGATGGAACAGGTAAGAATTCCTGTAGCGCAAGTGAAGCAGTACATTGAAGAAAGGCTGGCATTTTAA
- the glyS gene encoding glycine--tRNA ligase codes for MSKEITMEKITALAKNRGFVYSGSEIYGGLANTWDYGPIGVELKNNVKKAWWRKFVQESKYNVGLDAAILMNPKTWVASGHVGGFADPLIDCKSCKARFRADKLIEDYLKENNITDIQVDGWSNEKLESYIQEKGIACPECGKSDFTSIRQFNLMFKTFQGVTEDSKSEIYLRPETAQGIFVNFKNVQRTSRKKIPFGIAQVGKSFRNEITLVISLSEQGNSSRWSLNFSASLVQIWSGLTTGKIIVKHF; via the coding sequence ATGAGTAAGGAAATTACAATGGAGAAAATTACAGCTTTGGCTAAAAACAGAGGTTTTGTGTATTCTGGCTCTGAAATATATGGCGGACTGGCAAATACATGGGATTATGGACCTATAGGCGTGGAATTAAAAAACAACGTTAAGAAAGCCTGGTGGAGAAAATTTGTACAGGAATCGAAATATAATGTAGGTCTGGATGCGGCAATTTTAATGAATCCAAAGACATGGGTGGCTTCCGGACATGTGGGCGGTTTTGCGGATCCTCTTATTGATTGTAAGAGCTGCAAAGCAAGATTCAGGGCAGACAAGCTTATTGAAGATTACTTAAAAGAAAATAATATTACAGACATACAGGTTGATGGATGGTCAAATGAGAAACTGGAATCTTATATTCAGGAAAAAGGAATTGCATGTCCTGAATGTGGAAAAAGTGATTTTACAAGTATCAGACAGTTTAATCTGATGTTTAAGACCTTTCAGGGAGTTACCGAAGATTCAAAATCAGAAATATACCTGAGACCTGAAACAGCACAGGGCATTTTTGTAAACTTTAAAAATGTCCAGAGAACTTCCCGAAAAAAGATTCCATTTGGTATTGCACAGGTTGGTAAATCCTTTAGAAACGAGATTACCCTGGTAATTTCACTTTCAGAACAAGGGAATTCGAGCAGATGGAGCTTGAATTTTTCTGCAAGCCTGGTACAGATCTGGAGTGGTTTAACTACTGGAAAGATTATTGTGAAGCATTTTTAA
- a CDS encoding DUF4342 domain-containing protein, with product MEITLEKIELVKDRTGVSYKEAKEALEAAGGSVVDAIIAIEESIDEKGKSKIGEGSSQVIEKIKETIRKGNVSKIIVKKDDEVMLNLPVNIGILGTFLAPWAMIAGLIAAFGTKCVIELVKDDGAIIDISEMANDTFEDIVEKGSVIADEVKVKGVDVYNNVKNKTSDALNKVKKESEEGCSYDDECECECGDDCCCGDDQAEHEGCCCGSTPEEEEK from the coding sequence ATGGAGATTACGTTAGAGAAGATAGAGTTAGTTAAGGACAGGACGGGTGTCAGCTACAAGGAAGCAAAAGAAGCTTTAGAAGCCGCTGGCGGTAGTGTTGTTGATGCAATTATTGCTATTGAAGAATCCATAGATGAAAAGGGGAAATCAAAGATAGGAGAAGGCAGTTCACAGGTTATTGAAAAAATCAAGGAGACTATAAGAAAGGGAAATGTCTCCAAGATTATTGTGAAAAAAGACGATGAAGTGATGCTGAACCTCCCTGTAAATATAGGTATACTTGGAACTTTTCTTGCTCCATGGGCTATGATAGCCGGCTTGATAGCTGCTTTTGGTACAAAGTGCGTGATTGAGCTGGTTAAAGATGATGGCGCAATTATTGATATCAGTGAAATGGCTAACGACACTTTCGAAGATATCGTTGAAAAGGGTTCTGTAATTGCAGATGAAGTTAAAGTAAAGGGCGTTGATGTATATAACAATGTTAAAAATAAAACTTCAGATGCATTAAACAAAGTGAAAAAGGAAAGTGAAGAAGGCTGCAGCTATGATGATGAATGCGAATGCGAATGTGGTGATGATTGCTGCTGTGGTGACGATCAAGCAGAACATGAAGGATGCTGCTGTGGATCTACACCAGAGGAAGAAGAAAAATAA
- the recO gene encoding DNA repair protein RecO, giving the protein MYTDTEGVVLKNVKMPGGRKILVLFSLKYGKISAATNINEKGKSKSTLALRPFTYSRFEIYKNRDSYNINSAEVLKSFYKIGEDVDKYMYASYILEFTDKIISENERAPQLFDLLIDYLAALEKRNKKYATLALAYQIKALMHVGCAPETRKCVCCGTSKNLNWFVINEGGTVCNDCLNKLQSNVNESLIYDVNFGIIEVINYILTNPLKNLENLALHDKTQEKLKLLIRSYIAYHLDIRNLKSESFLIE; this is encoded by the coding sequence ATGTATACTGATACAGAAGGTGTCGTTTTAAAAAATGTCAAAATGCCAGGGGGCAGAAAAATATTGGTATTGTTTTCTTTAAAATATGGAAAGATAAGTGCAGCAACCAATATTAATGAAAAAGGTAAAAGTAAGTCCACTCTAGCCTTACGGCCTTTTACTTACAGCAGATTTGAGATTTATAAAAACAGGGACAGTTACAATATAAACAGTGCAGAGGTCTTAAAGAGTTTTTATAAAATTGGTGAAGATGTGGATAAATACATGTATGCATCTTATATTCTGGAGTTTACGGATAAGATTATTTCGGAAAATGAAAGAGCACCTCAATTATTTGACCTGCTTATTGATTATCTGGCTGCTTTAGAAAAAAGAAATAAGAAATATGCCACACTGGCCCTGGCGTATCAGATAAAAGCTCTTATGCATGTGGGTTGTGCTCCGGAAACCCGGAAGTGCGTATGCTGCGGAACCAGTAAAAATCTGAACTGGTTTGTGATAAATGAAGGAGGCACTGTTTGTAATGATTGCTTAAATAAACTACAAAGTAATGTCAATGAATCATTGATTTATGACGTAAATTTTGGTATTATTGAGGTAATAAACTACATTTTGACAAATCCACTTAAGAACTTGGAAAATTTAGCTTTACATGATAAAACACAGGAAAAACTTAAATTGCTTATACGCAGTTATATAGCTTATCATTTAGATATAAGAAACCTAAAAAGCGAAAGCTTTCTAATTGAATAA
- the era gene encoding GTPase Era, translated as MLKSGFIGIIGRPNVGKSTLLNAILGEKISITTDKPQTTRNSIRGIYTHMAENKDEDDVQMIFIDTPGIHKPKNKLGSYMTGMAINTFKEVEVIIFIVDDELSAGTGDKYILDLLKDVDTPKILVINKIDKLEPDKYLRIYEEYSAMGIFHAIYGTAAIEGKNVDVILKEIESLLEDGPMYFPADMVTDHPERFIVSEIIREKALLYLEKEVPHGIAIEIESYKEEHNMARIGAVIYCEKKSHKGIIIGKEGKKLKGIGKSSRMEIEALLGTKVFLELWVKVKENWRDSDFALSNFGYDNRE; from the coding sequence ATATTGAAATCAGGATTCATAGGAATAATTGGCAGACCAAATGTTGGTAAATCAACATTGTTAAATGCAATACTAGGAGAAAAAATTTCTATAACAACAGATAAGCCCCAGACTACAAGAAACAGTATCCGGGGGATTTATACCCATATGGCAGAGAACAAAGACGAAGACGATGTGCAGATGATTTTTATCGACACACCGGGTATTCATAAACCAAAGAACAAACTGGGAAGCTATATGACTGGTATGGCTATCAATACATTTAAAGAAGTAGAAGTGATTATTTTTATCGTAGATGATGAATTGTCAGCGGGAACGGGAGATAAATATATTTTAGATTTATTAAAGGATGTTGATACTCCTAAAATATTGGTGATAAATAAAATTGATAAGCTGGAGCCTGATAAGTATCTCAGAATATATGAAGAATATAGTGCAATGGGTATTTTCCATGCCATTTATGGAACTGCAGCTATCGAAGGAAAAAATGTTGATGTGATTCTTAAGGAAATCGAGAGCCTGTTGGAAGATGGTCCAATGTACTTCCCAGCGGATATGGTAACTGATCATCCTGAAAGATTTATTGTCAGCGAAATTATCCGAGAAAAAGCACTGTTATATTTAGAAAAAGAAGTGCCTCATGGTATAGCTATAGAAATTGAAAGTTATAAAGAAGAACACAATATGGCCAGAATAGGCGCAGTCATTTACTGCGAGAAGAAATCACACAAAGGCATTATCATAGGAAAAGAAGGAAAGAAACTAAAAGGCATAGGTAAAAGTTCCAGAATGGAAATAGAAGCTCTTTTGGGTACAAAAGTCTTTCTGGAGTTATGGGTAAAGGTTAAGGAGAACTGGAGAGACAGTGACTTTGCCTTGTCTAATTTTGGTTACGATAACAGGGAATAG
- the cdd gene encoding cytidine deaminase, producing MNYKELFLKSREAAENSYAPFSDFHVGAALLTGDGKVYTGVNVENSSFGATICAERTAFTKAISEGEKTFEAIAISGNGGEAWPCGICRQFMYEFAPELIVITGEDEEHLEQMTLKELLPHGFKL from the coding sequence ATGAATTATAAGGAATTGTTTTTGAAATCCCGCGAGGCTGCAGAAAATTCATACGCACCCTTTTCTGATTTTCACGTAGGTGCAGCTTTATTAACGGGAGATGGAAAGGTGTACACTGGCGTTAATGTGGAAAATTCCTCTTTTGGTGCTACTATCTGTGCAGAGAGAACGGCTTTTACAAAAGCTATTTCTGAAGGCGAAAAAACATTTGAAGCCATTGCCATAAGTGGTAATGGTGGTGAAGCCTGGCCCTGTGGAATATGCAGACAGTTCATGTATGAATTTGCACCTGAGCTGATTGTTATAACTGGTGAGGATGAAGAACACCTGGAGCAGATGACTTTAAAAGAGCTTCTGCCTCATGGATTTAAATTGTAA
- the ybeY gene encoding rRNA maturation RNase YbeY: protein MNIIFSEERMPGQAVVDKMIEAGKLCVLEEGMNPETIVVSVTFVDEEEIHALNKQYRGVDRVTDVLSFPQFDDLNDLPEEGEVCIGDVVICPEQALLQADDFGHSPERELLYLFVHSMFHLLGYDHMEEDDKTEMRGKEELIMSKIGIER from the coding sequence ATGAACATTATTTTTAGTGAAGAAAGAATGCCTGGACAAGCTGTTGTTGACAAAATGATTGAGGCAGGAAAATTATGTGTTTTAGAGGAAGGCATGAATCCTGAAACGATTGTTGTCAGTGTTACATTTGTTGATGAGGAAGAGATACATGCATTAAACAAACAGTACAGGGGTGTGGACAGAGTTACAGATGTTCTCTCTTTTCCTCAGTTCGATGATTTAAATGATTTACCGGAAGAGGGAGAAGTCTGTATTGGAGATGTGGTCATATGCCCGGAACAGGCATTGCTGCAGGCCGATGACTTTGGGCATTCTCCGGAGAGAGAACTGCTTTACCTTTTTGTTCACAGTATGTTCCATTTGCTTGGTTATGATCATATGGAAGAGGATGATAAGACCGAAATGAGAGGAAAAGAAGAGCTGATTATGAGCAAAATAGGTATAGAAAGGTAG
- a CDS encoding PhoH family protein → MQSEGLKLQVSEAIDRGELFGSLDSNLKIIEEYFGITIVQRDNELILKGEKVIEAQKVITEMISIISMGEKLDTQKINYVIALCENGMSYKESKINKDIICFTFKGKPLKPKTIGQKEYVNSIRKKDIVFGVGPAGTGKTYIAVAMAISAFKNKEIQKIILARPAVEAGERLGFLPGDLQEKVDPYLRPLYDALYDILGREGALRLKEKEVIEVVPLAYMRGRTLDNSFIILDEAQNTTKEQMKMFLTRLGFGSKAVITGDITQIDLPRGKKSGLVDAINVLKPVKDIDFCYLKDVDVVRHELVKKIINAYELYYNEHPEPENQD, encoded by the coding sequence ATGCAGAGTGAGGGGCTAAAGCTTCAAGTAAGTGAAGCCATAGACAGAGGAGAGCTTTTTGGAAGCTTGGATTCAAATTTAAAAATTATTGAAGAATATTTTGGAATTACTATTGTTCAAAGAGATAATGAACTGATATTAAAAGGCGAAAAAGTTATTGAAGCACAAAAAGTTATTACAGAAATGATATCCATTATTTCCATGGGAGAAAAACTGGATACCCAGAAGATTAACTATGTGATAGCTTTATGTGAAAATGGCATGTCTTATAAAGAAAGCAAGATAAATAAGGATATTATTTGTTTTACGTTTAAAGGCAAGCCTTTAAAACCTAAAACCATAGGCCAGAAAGAATATGTAAACAGCATACGTAAAAAGGACATTGTATTCGGGGTTGGACCTGCTGGAACGGGAAAAACCTACATTGCAGTGGCTATGGCTATCAGTGCTTTTAAAAATAAAGAAATCCAGAAAATCATATTAGCAAGACCAGCTGTTGAAGCTGGAGAAAGACTTGGTTTCCTTCCAGGAGATTTACAGGAGAAAGTAGATCCGTATTTAAGACCACTATACGATGCCCTTTATGATATACTGGGCAGAGAAGGTGCTTTAAGATTAAAGGAAAAAGAAGTAATTGAAGTAGTTCCCTTAGCATATATGAGGGGAAGAACCCTGGACAATTCATTTATCATTCTGGATGAGGCTCAGAATACAACAAAAGAACAGATGAAAATGTTTTTAACCAGGCTGGGTTTTGGCTCTAAGGCTGTTATTACAGGTGATATAACACAAATTGACTTACCCAGAGGTAAAAAATCAGGGTTAGTGGATGCTATCAATGTGTTAAAACCAGTTAAAGATATTGATTTCTGCTACTTAAAGGATGTGGATGTAGTCAGACATGAGCTTGTTAAAAAGATTATTAATGCTTATGAACTATACTATAATGAACATCCAGAACCAGAAAATCAGGACTAG
- a CDS encoding sporulation protein YqfD, whose amino-acid sequence MEHYLLIKVEGFKQQDFISQCMKKGIPLRNLKIKNNIEMTLKIKSDDFDAFKKIGKNKYRISIISEGGYIPLLSAIWNNKARICGIFVFIFIIYFQTLFISEIRVYGYEMFTERQIRECLKEGGLYEGCKKSIDIEKLKLYLYDKIDNVSFVGVNMKGSLAEVKIVEGTINPKKVDKSAPCNVVADKEGYIYRVTPIEGIRAADTGDYVNKGDIIIAGTVPVNSTAYGQPESSVTERYVHAEGKVLARIPYRFVYNQNRYDIIKKPTGKFFYSFDLKIGDKSISTDDIFNPFEVSTVERVKSFKGVRPFPFSFSVSKVNEIELQSHKRSKNEIKKEVNKLVRQKIKEKLPKNTQILNKSLYFTNKKNIIEVAVMIESLQEIGMEQEIIFGENAE is encoded by the coding sequence ATGGAGCATTACCTGCTGATAAAGGTTGAAGGATTCAAACAGCAGGATTTTATTTCCCAGTGCATGAAAAAGGGAATACCATTACGAAATTTAAAAATTAAAAATAATATTGAAATGACACTTAAAATAAAAAGTGATGATTTTGATGCTTTTAAAAAAATAGGAAAAAACAAATATAGGATTAGTATTATTTCAGAGGGTGGATATATTCCTCTATTGTCGGCTATTTGGAATAATAAGGCAAGAATCTGTGGGATTTTTGTGTTTATCTTTATCATTTATTTTCAAACCTTGTTTATTTCTGAAATAAGAGTCTATGGCTATGAAATGTTTACAGAACGGCAAATAAGGGAATGCTTGAAAGAAGGAGGCTTGTATGAAGGGTGCAAAAAGTCTATCGACATAGAAAAGCTGAAGCTTTATCTGTATGATAAAATTGATAACGTTTCGTTTGTAGGCGTAAATATGAAAGGGAGCCTGGCAGAAGTAAAAATAGTAGAAGGAACGATAAATCCCAAAAAAGTAGATAAATCTGCACCATGCAATGTAGTTGCAGACAAAGAAGGATATATTTACAGAGTTACTCCCATTGAAGGCATAAGAGCAGCAGACACTGGAGATTATGTAAATAAAGGGGATATAATAATTGCTGGAACGGTACCTGTCAATTCTACAGCATACGGTCAGCCAGAAAGCAGCGTAACAGAGAGATACGTTCACGCAGAAGGAAAAGTTCTGGCAAGGATTCCTTACAGATTTGTTTACAACCAGAACAGGTATGATATTATTAAAAAACCCACAGGAAAATTCTTTTACTCTTTTGATTTGAAAATTGGTGATAAGAGTATTAGCACGGATGACATATTTAATCCTTTTGAAGTTTCAACTGTTGAAAGAGTAAAATCTTTTAAAGGAGTGAGACCATTTCCTTTTTCTTTTTCTGTTTCAAAAGTAAATGAAATTGAACTTCAGTCACATAAAAGAAGTAAAAATGAAATTAAAAAGGAGGTAAATAAGCTTGTCAGGCAGAAAATAAAAGAAAAATTACCTAAAAATACACAAATTTTAAATAAAAGTTTGTATTTTACTAATAAAAAAAATATAATAGAAGTAGCTGTAATGATTGAATCGTTACAGGAAATTGGAATGGAACAGGAGATTATCTTTGGAGAAAATGCAGAGTGA
- a CDS encoding YabP/YqfC family sporulation protein has protein sequence MDIKNELLYDFSLNMPRVLVSGRTGIIDNVKKIVFVSENSIVIDNGKRFTALNGQDLIITQIEDERVLVAGEIKSIEFYGALPADKG, from the coding sequence ATGGATATAAAGAATGAGCTGCTTTATGACTTTAGTTTAAATATGCCGAGAGTTCTTGTCAGTGGACGTACTGGAATTATTGATAACGTTAAAAAGATTGTATTTGTTTCCGAAAACAGTATTGTAATTGACAATGGCAAACGTTTTACTGCATTAAATGGTCAGGATTTAATAATAACCCAAATTGAGGATGAAAGGGTGCTGGTAGCGGGTGAAATCAAATCAATCGAGTTTTATGGAGCATTACCTGCTGATAAAGGTTGA